AATCTTTACCCGGACAATCTGGAGCAATAATTACAGCAGGTAAATCTTTAAAAGCTGGTATAACTAAATTGTCTGCATAATCCTTACCATAGTAAGGGGTTACTTCTCCGCCATAATGAAGCGCAAGTATTAAAGGCACTTTTTTATTTTCTTCTAGCTTAGGTAAATATATTGTATAACGAAGCGTTGAACCATCTTTTGTAACAAGTTCTTTTTTATAAGCTCCGGGTTGTAAAGTCTGTTTTTCCATAGAGTTAATATTGCTACTAAAAAATAAAGTAATTAAAAGTAAAAAATTTGCTAACCACATTAAATAATCCTTAAAATATTGAAAATATAGTTACTTATTTAGTTTATTGATAATAGATTCAGCAGTTTGAACATGACGACTAGCAGTTTGAATATCAGCATCAATTTCAGCCTTTAAGCTAGCTCGTTCTGAATCAGGTGTTTTTGGAAACTTTTCTGTTTTCTTTATAGCTTGTTGCCAAGCGTCATGCGCTTTTTGTAGATTTTCTTGGGCATTAATTAAATCTTTTGATAAATCTTTCTCGTCACGCTCTAAAAATGGGGTAGCTTTTTGTAATCTAAAGTCAAACTGTACAATTTGAGAAGCTATAGATTCACTTTTGGCTGACTCAAGCAACTCTTTATGAATTTCTAGGGCTTGGCGGGCTTGATCAAGTGGGTCGCCTTGAGGCTTACAACCTATTAAGCTAATTATGCTAAAAATAACTAATAAAACTACTAATAATTTTACTTTCATTGCTTATTTTCCTATCACTTAGTAGCACCGGCTTGCTTAAGTAAATCAATTATTTCTGTAAACATTCCACCTATAGCATAACGCAGGGCTGTAGCACCTGTTTTTGCTCTAGCATTAACATTAGCCCCTGCTTCAATTAGTAATTTAGTTATTTCTAAATTGCCAGTTGTTGCAGCATAAATTAAGGCAGTTATGCCATTTTTTGCAGCTATGTTTACATCAGCGTTAGCCTCTAAAAGTAGCTTAACTATTTCTGGATAATCTTCTCTAATAGCATTAATTAAAGGTGTTGAGCCTTCATCATCTTGTACATTAACATTAGCTCCTGCTTTAATTAATATTTCTATAATTTCTGTTTGACCTTCTAAAACAGCATTAATTAAAGCAGTATTTCCATAATGATCTACAGATTCTAAGTCAATTCCAGCAGCTAACAGCACTTTTACGGCAATAATATCACCTTCTAATGCTGCAATTGGTAATTCGGGATTAAGATTATTTACCATATTTTAGTTATGCTCAAAAGTTATATTAAAAATAATAGGTTTATCTAAGCTTTTGCTTGATGACAAAGCTTTAGCAATAGACTCAATTTTTTCATTTCCATGGGAAATATTTATGGTTACTTTTTCTGCCATTTGTTGAAATTGTTCCCATTCATCAATTTTTCCAGCTACTAATAAATATCCAGGCTTACTATTAAGAAAACTAGGTGCTGCTAGTGGTTGTGCAGAAAAAATTATAGTGTAATTTTCCTGTCCGGGCTGATTATTAAATGAGATTACTCTTTCATCCCCATTATCTGAAGTTCCGTTAGGAAAAACTATTTTTTCCCCTTGCTCTATCTTATTGCTATTTAATCCTGTTGCGGGACTAGGATTATTAGTTAAAAACGTTGTAAGATTATTACCTTCACCTAAGCCTAATATATATAAATAACCTGACTGTTTAGCTAAAAAGTGGAATTTAACATAATCTTGGCTAGAAATAGTTTTTATATCGGCTTTTTTTATAGAATTATTAGCTTTATCCTTTGGCAATACTTCTAACCAATATTCTAATACTTCCACTTTTTCTTGTTTTACGCTTGATGTATTGGAATTTAGCTTAGGTGTAGGGGTTGGATAACTTACAGAAAAATTTATAGATGAGTCTTTTAAGAAATACCATATTGTTGTAGATAGTAATGTTATAGCTAAAACACTTACAATAGCGAAAATAGTTTTTTTATTGTTTGTATTTTCTTTAGAAATACTTTCAGGAGTGTTTTGTTGTAAGTTGTTTGAGTTATTAACAGCAGAACTCTTGTTTTTATCTAAACTGTTTTTGATATTTTGCTGGGTATTTTTAATTTGTTGAGTATTTTGTATTTCTTTGATTGTATTACTGTTTGTTATTACCTTAGAGTTTTCTGCATTAGTTACTTCTGCTATTTCTAACAAAGTGCTTAGGTTTTCTTTAGCTTCCTGACTTACTAAAGTAGCTTCAACTATTTTAGTTTGTGCTACTTCTGGATTTTCTTTAGTTTTTCCGTCATCAGAGTTAATTTTAGTGTCTATTTTTTCCCCAACTAGAGTTTGAGCTTGAGAAATATCTTCTTCAAAATAAACTTCTGCTTTTAATGCTTCTCTAAGCTCATTAAATAGCTCTTGGCAATTAGCTGGACGTTTAGCCGACTCTTTAAGTATTGCTCTTTCTACTGTCAGGCTAAATTCTTTAGAAACATTGCTTACTACGTTACATAGCAATGGAGGCATAGTAACAGAGTGATGATAGACTAAATTTTGGATAGTTTTTCCGCTAAAAGGCTTAGCTCCTGCTACTAATTCATAGAGTATTATTCCTAGGCTATAAATATCTGCACGTCCATCAATATCATCTCCATTCCATTGCTCAGGCGACATATAATGAGGAGTTCCTAAGATTTGCCCT
The sequence above is drawn from the Blastocatellia bacterium genome and encodes:
- a CDS encoding ankyrin repeat domain-containing protein, with translation MVNNLNPELPIAALEGDIIAVKVLLAAGIDLESVDHYGNTALINAVLEGQTEIIEILIKAGANVNVQDDEGSTPLINAIREDYPEIVKLLLEANADVNIAAKNGITALIYAATTGNLEITKLLIEAGANVNARAKTGATALRYAIGGMFTEIIDLLKQAGATK
- a CDS encoding protein kinase; this translates as MKICPICKKQYEKTLSICPDDSEILEEDLTALVNTTLDGQYFIEKLLGQGGMGAVFLARHTLLGDQVAIKIMPSSISKTADYQRRFLREGKTARQFSHPNVVAVHDLRTTADGMFYMVLEYIDGKTLSDELKKRRRFSPKEAVEILTPIGEALSVAHSMGIIHRDLKPDNIMIGKAKDGSSTVKLLDLGIAKVISADATALTATGQILGTPHYMSPEQWNGDDIDGRADIYSLGIILYELVAGAKPFSGKTIQNLVYHHSVTMPPLLCNVVSNVSKEFSLTVERAILKESAKRPANCQELFNELREALKAEVYFEEDISQAQTLVGEKIDTKINSDDGKTKENPEVAQTKIVEATLVSQEAKENLSTLLEIAEVTNAENSKVITNSNTIKEIQNTQQIKNTQQNIKNSLDKNKSSAVNNSNNLQQNTPESISKENTNNKKTIFAIVSVLAITLLSTTIWYFLKDSSINFSVSYPTPTPKLNSNTSSVKQEKVEVLEYWLEVLPKDKANNSIKKADIKTISSQDYVKFHFLAKQSGYLYILGLGEGNNLTTFLTNNPSPATGLNSNKIEQGEKIVFPNGTSDNGDERVISFNNQPGQENYTIIFSAQPLAAPSFLNSKPGYLLVAGKIDEWEQFQQMAEKVTINISHGNEKIESIAKALSSSKSLDKPIIFNITFEHN